In a genomic window of Onychostoma macrolepis isolate SWU-2019 chromosome 08, ASM1243209v1, whole genome shotgun sequence:
- the LOC131546055 gene encoding cytosolic carboxypeptidase 1-like, whose protein sequence is MWQDMNKPKMAAEKSASRVLMLLSQLERLNEEPKVSDNDAIRQITGKILHLIQTQEKTRKEVGSKSSGGMEIILSSLENTQDLQTTLNILAILNELLTVGLCQGYIFECYKAIGF, encoded by the exons ATGTGGCAAGACATGAATAAACCCAAAATGGCTGCAGAAAAAAG TGCTTCCCGGGTGCTGATGTTGCTGAGTCAGCTGGAAAGACTGAATGAGGAGCCAAAAGTCTCTGATAATGATGCCATTCGGCAGATCACAGGCAAAATCCTTCACCTCATCCAGACTCAAG AGAAGACCCGTAAGGAGGTGGGGTCTAAAAGCTCTGGCGGGATGGAGATCATTCTGTCGTCTCTGGAG AATACACAGGATTTGCAGACCACTCTCAACATCCTCGCTATCTTGAATGAACTGTTGACTGTGG GTCTCTGCCAAGGATACATTTTTGAGTGCTACAAGGCTATTGGATTTTAA